In Helicoverpa armigera isolate CAAS_96S chromosome 20, ASM3070526v1, whole genome shotgun sequence, one DNA window encodes the following:
- the LOC110373498 gene encoding 5-hydroxytryptamine receptor 1A isoform X1 gives METNISDFKSNVTLDEVIDFFNLNLSSVNQSEVTQIHLFDLYEAYRTIEKEQLMVYKSVAYIIGTLIILSNLTVVISSGLILRKGQQPKSTYLLLGNVSLADTIVGFSLIFGVTVDNSVSSNPLCIFQIGMLVCPAMVSIFSVGLIAVDRYIYILHGLYYQRWFNTTRVRIGILCIWMIGITLGFMPATGWTNTELILTRCYYVALFPGTLILINSFLSIVPILVSLILYSIILVHALKTVNILNTSNKHVKARTAREHSKLRISRGTVKNTSSTQSSYISDKNPTPKLTKSASYNNNYYDNRDDIVSNSNIQPKSKSELDLNVHQVMSSNNFENMESQDKTRNESIASVYTIESQISNLNPETPNLKTSRFQNKVKQICNVNAVVRRPKEPNKWRAITIVMLTSGSFLVTWMPFFITVIAFVFCEDKLTNPRCMHIRTLLGGPLATLAFLNSILNPLIYAWWHKGFQKSIKNYYRIFIANHICRISR, from the exons ATGGAAACAAACATTTCTGATTTTAAAAGCAATGTGACTTTAGATGAAGTGATAGATTTCTTTAACTTAAACCTTTCTAGTGTGAACCAAAGTGAAGTGACACAGATTCATCTGTTTGATTTGTATGAGGCCTACAGAACAATTGAGAAGGAACAGTTGATGGTGTACAAGTCAGTGGCTTACATTATCGGGacacttattattttaagcaatttAACCGTTGTCATTTCTAGCGGACTCATTCTGAGAAAAG GTCAACAGCCTAAGAGCACGTACCTACTGCTCGGAAATGTTTCCCTAGCAGACACCATCGTCGGGTTCTCCCTAATATTTGGAGTCACAGTGGACAACTCTGTGAGTTCCAATCCCTTGTGTATCTTTCAAATAG GTATGCTGGTATGTCCAGCGATGGTGTCCATCTTTAGCGTAGGCCTCATCGCAGTCGACCGATACATCTATATTCTCCATGGCCTGTACTATCAGAGATGGTTCAACACCACTCGTGTGAGAATCGGCATTCTCTGCATTTGGATGATAG GTATAACGCTAGGATTCATGCCAGCGACTGGATGGACTAACACAGAGTTGATCCTCACTAGATGTTATTACGTCGCTCTCTTCCCTGGAACTCTTATACTTATCAACTCTTTCCTTAGTATTGTGCCAATTCTAGTATCGCTTATACTGTATTCCATAATATTAGTACATGCGCTAAAAACAGTAAACATACTGAATACGAGCAACAAACATGTGAAAGCTCGAACTGCTAGAGAACACTCAAAGTTAAGGATTTCAAGAGGAACCGTTAAAAACACATCTAGCACTCAATCGTCTTATATTTCTGATAAAAATCCAACTCCTAAATTAACCAAAAGTGCATCCTATAACAACAATTATTACGATAACAGAGATGACATTGTTTCAAATTCGAACATTCAACCTAAATCTAAAAGCGAGCTTGATCTCAATGTACATCAAGTGATGtcgtcaaataattttgaaaatatggaGAGTCAGGATAAAACTAGGAACGAGTCGATAGCTAGCGTTTATACTATTGAATCTCAAATATCAAATCTTAATCCTGAAACCCCGAACCTTAAGACATCAAGGTTCCAAAATAAGGTGAAGCAAATCTGTAATGTGAACGCTGTAGTTCGTAGACCAAAAGAACCAAATAAATGGAGGGCCATAACTATAGTTATGTTAACTTCTGGAAGTTTCCTAGTAACTTGGATGCCGTTTTTCATAACTGTGATAGCTTTTGTGTTTTGTGAAGATAAGCTAACGAACCCTAGGTGTATGCACATAAGGACCTTGCTTGGAGGTCCGTTAGCAACTTTGGCGTTTTTAAACAGCATATTAAATCCTTTGATATACGCATGGTGGCATAAAGGTTttcaaaaatctattaaaaattattaccgAATATTTATAGCAAATCATATTTGTAGAATCAGTAGGTAG
- the LOC110373498 gene encoding glucose-dependent insulinotropic receptor isoform X2 has protein sequence METNISDFKSNVTLDEVIDFFNLNLSSVNQSEVTQIHLFDLYEAYRTIEKEQLMVYKSVAYIIGTLIILSNLTVVISSGLILRKGQQPKSTYLLLGNVSLADTIVGFSLIFGVTVDNSVSSNPLCIFQIGMLVCPAMVSIFSVGLIAVDRYIYILHGLYYQRWFNTTRVRIGILCIWMIGIFISTLPAMGWTGRTFTDYRCWYIAVFPSALLLVLSIVVLSVIIMVCILYILILRSAVKAVDKIREFKEISYTNKGYVDELTNSTAVISITDSLETNVEMQKIESETQTQKSDSSKGRRIGCCRMRPAAHPSKLKAVTTVLIVTLCFLGTWAPYYVAVIMYVKCDIMKNGYECIPLEILTLGPLYLLGVCNSLCDPLIYAWRHSGFKSTLKRIYWKCVAKHKI, from the exons ATGGAAACAAACATTTCTGATTTTAAAAGCAATGTGACTTTAGATGAAGTGATAGATTTCTTTAACTTAAACCTTTCTAGTGTGAACCAAAGTGAAGTGACACAGATTCATCTGTTTGATTTGTATGAGGCCTACAGAACAATTGAGAAGGAACAGTTGATGGTGTACAAGTCAGTGGCTTACATTATCGGGacacttattattttaagcaatttAACCGTTGTCATTTCTAGCGGACTCATTCTGAGAAAAG GTCAACAGCCTAAGAGCACGTACCTACTGCTCGGAAATGTTTCCCTAGCAGACACCATCGTCGGGTTCTCCCTAATATTTGGAGTCACAGTGGACAACTCTGTGAGTTCCAATCCCTTGTGTATCTTTCAAATAG GTATGCTGGTATGTCCAGCGATGGTGTCCATCTTTAGCGTAGGCCTCATCGCAGTCGACCGATACATCTATATTCTCCATGGCCTGTACTATCAGAGATGGTTCAACACCACTCGTGTGAGAATCGGCATTCTCTGCATTTGGATGATAG GTATATTTATATCAACATTACCGGCGATGGGGTGGACTGGCCGAACCTTCACAGACTACAGGTGTTGGTACATCGCTGTCTTTCCCTCTGCCCTTCTCCTCGTTCTATCCATCGTAGTCCTCTCAGTTATCATCATGGTCTGCATACTATACATACTCATCCTACGAAGCGCCGTTAAAGCTGTCGACAAAATTAGAGAGTTTAAGGAAATCAGTTACACAAATAAAGGATATGTAGACGAGTTGACAAATTCAACTGCCGTTATATCAATAACTGACTCTTTGGAAACGAATGTCGAAATGCAAAAGATTGAAAGTGAAACGCAGACACAGAAAAGTGATAGCAGTAAAGGAAGGAGGATTGGGTGCTGCAGAATGAGACCAGCAGCTCATCCAAGCAAACTGAAGGCAGTGACAACTGTCCTCATAGTAACATTGTGTTTCCTAGGCACTTGGGCGCCATACTATGTAGCAGTCATAATGTACGTTAAGTGTGATATTATGAAAAACGGTTATGAATGTATACCTTTAGAAATATTAACTCTTGGACCTCTGTATTTGTTAGGAGTTTGTAATAGTCTTTGTGATCCCCTGATCTATGCGTGGAGACATTCAGGTTTCAAAAGCACCTTGAAAAGGATTTACTGGAAATGTGTAGCGAAACACAAAATATGA